One genomic segment of Gossypium arboreum isolate Shixiya-1 chromosome 3, ASM2569848v2, whole genome shotgun sequence includes these proteins:
- the LOC108468937 gene encoding MLP-like protein 31 — MAFSALTGKLEADVEIKASPEQFHEMFAHKPHHVHHTCYDKIQGCDLHEGEWGKVGTIVHWSYVHDGKAKKAKEVVEAVDPDKNLVTFRVIEGDLMEEYKSFVITIQVSPKSEGSGSLVHWTLEYEKLHDGIAHPETLLQFVQDVSKDIDAHLTQAS; from the exons ATGGCGTTTTCAGCTCTGACAGGTAAGCTTGAGGCAGATGTAGAGATTAAGGCTTCTCCTGAGCAGTTCCATGAAATGTTTGCCCACAAACCGCACCACGTGCACCATACTTGTTATGACAAGATTCAAGGATGCGATTTACATGAAGGTGAATGGGGGAAAGTCGGTACCATTGTCCATTGGAGTTATGTGCATG ATGGAAAAGCTAAAAAGGCAAAGGAAGTAGTGGAAGCAGTAGACCCTGATAAGAATTTGGTCACTTTCAGAGTGATCGAAGGAGATCTAATGGAAGAGTATAAGAGCTTTGTAATCACGATTCAAGTTTCGCCCAAGAGCGAGGGTAGTGGCAGCTTAGTGCACTGGACTTTGGAATACGAGAAGCTGCACGATGGGATTGCGCATCCCGAGACTCTGCTGCAATTCGTTCAAGATGTCTCTAAAGACATTGACGCCCACCTCACCCAAGCAAGCTAA